The Synechococcus sp. HK05 region GAAAGCGATATTAATGCATCCAGCTAACGCAACTATTTTGCGTTGCTCAGAGACTATTGATTCCTCACAACCGCTTGAGCGCAGGCCTGGAAGGAGGAGTCGTCCTGTACCAAGGGTGCACTAGAGGCATGCACCAGAAAGGCCAGAACAGCAGACCCTGCGAGCGTGCCTTGCGTGGTCAGTAGGCGAGTGGTTCGGCCTTAGCCCGCCTGGGCATGGCCTTGCACATGCTCTCCTCAACCTTGAGGACCGCAGCGCTGGCATCGGGCTCAGAAGCCAGCGAACCGGAAAAACTGTCAGTCAAATTGTCAGTCAACCTGTCAGCCAGTCTTGAGTCTTGACTCTGCGAGACTCATTGCGCTGCAGGGGGTGAACCGCTGTGCCGTTCTGCCCCAGATTCCGACCTGGATAAACCAGAAGGGGAGTCAAAGCGAAGATTCGTTTCCGGCTACGAGGCCGGTCTACGGCACTGTCGCGACAGACGCCCCAAGTCGAAAAGGGAGTCAGATCAGAAAACTGTAGAAGGCAGTCACCAACACAGCAGTCCGCGCAAATCCTAAGACGACTGCTCAGCCCCAGGACGCTGCGGCAGCGGCCAGATCTGCCGCACCTGCTCGAGCCGCGCCATCGCTTCCTGACGCCGGGCCGCTGGATCCGACTGCTGGAGCAACACCGTGATGTGGCCAAGCTTGCGGCCGAGGGACGAGCCTGCCTTGCCGTACCAGTGGAGATGAGCATTCGGCAGGGCCGAGAGCGCCTGGCGTTGGGCTTCATAGGCCGCAGCAGGATCATCGGCAGGGCGGTGCTCAAAACCGAGCAGATTCACCATCAAGGCACCAGGGCTTTGAAGGGCAGGTTCGCTGAGCTGCTCCCCTGCCACCGCCAGAAGCTGCAAATCGAACTGACTGAGGTCGCAGGCCTCAATGGAGTAGTGGCCTGAGTTGTGGGTCCGCGGGGCCAGCTCGTTGATCATCAAGCCGCGGGGCCCATAGAACAGCTCCATCGACAGCACACCCACGTAGTTGAGGGCCGTGAGCAGGGACGCCGCCATGTTGCGCACGGCCTGTTGCAGGGCGTGGGGGGCCTCGTAGGGCGCCAGCACCCAGTCGCACACCTGTTGGTACTGATGGGTTTGCACCACCGGTAGGCACACCACATCCCCGAACTGGTCACGGGCCGCGACCACAGCCAGCTCCAGCTCGAAGTTCACGAACTCCTCAACAATCCAGTTGCTGGGATCCACCCGGGCCAGCAGGGCATCGAGATCGCCGTCGCTGCGGAGCACGGCGGTGCCCTTGCCGTCATAACCACCGCTGGCGGCCTTGGCCATCAATGGGTAGGCAAAACCAGGCGGCAGCTGGGGTGATGCCACCGCAGCTGCCTGGATCGACGCTGCTGCTGCACCACCGCCAGCAGCAGCGGCCTCGGGGGGCTCCGGCGGTTCGTGCACACGCTCCAGCGGGAACCAAGCCGGTGAGGGGAGGTTGAAGCGATTGAGGAGCTCCCGCTGACTGCGCTTGCACACCAGCGGCCGCAGGGCCTCGAGATCCGGCACAAAGCGCACGCCGGCGGCAGCCAGGGGTGCGAGGCCGTCGAGGTCGACCCATTCGTTCTCAAAGCTCACCGCGCTGCAGCGCGAAGCCAATTGCTGTGTGGCCGCCACATCCCGCACACCGGCCTGAATCACCGACGTGGCCAGGCTCACCGCCGGATCATGGGGGCCGGGGGTCTGCACATGCAACTCCACGCCGCGGCGACGCGCAGCCTCAGCCAGCATCCAGGCCAGCTGCCCGCCGCCCACGATTCCGATCGATGGGGCTGCGCCCATGCGCACGATTGATCAATGGATCAATGTCGCATCCACACGGACGGGGCCGTGGCTGGCGGCCTCAGCTGAAACCTTTGTCACCGGCGAAGGCAAAGCGCACCAGGCTGAGCAGCAACACGATCACAAACAGCGCCAGGCCCACCGTGCAGGCGTAGCTGATCTCCAACTCCGCGAAGGCCTGGTCGTACACGTAGTACACCAGGGTTTTGGTGGCATCGGCCGGGCCACCCTGGGTCATCAGGAACACCTCTTCAAACACTTTGGTGGCCGCGATGGCGGAAATCACCGCCACCAGCGTCACGTAGGGGCGCAGCAGCGGCAGGGTGATGTCGAGGTGTTTGCGCCAGCCTTCGCTGCCGTCCAGTTCGGCGGCTTCGTAGAGGTCCGCGCTGATGCCCTGAAGTCCGGCCAGAAAGATCACCATGTAGTAGCCGAGGCCTTTCCAGAGGGTCACCACCATCACCGAGGGGAGAGCCAGTAGCGGATTGGTGAGAAAGCCAATCGGTTCAAAACCAGCCGGGAACAGGGCGCTCAGCCAGCCGTCGCGCGTGAGCGCGCTCAGCCAACCGTTAATCAGTCCGGTTTCGGCATAAAGCCAGCGGAAGGCAATCGCTGCCACCACGATCGACACCAGCACCGGCGTGTAGAAGGCGGCCCTGAACCAATGGATGCCGGGGAGCTGGCGGTTCACCAACACCGCCAGCGCCAGCGAGCCGAGCACCACCGGAGGCACCACACCCACCAAGTAGAGCAGCGTGGTGCCGAGCACCTTGAAAAACATCGGGTCGCTCAGCAGGCGGCGGATGTTCGCCAACCCCACAAACTGCAGCGGCTCACTCACATCCAGACCGCTCTGGGTGAAGCTCATCACCAAGGCCATGGCGGCTGGAATCAGCACCGATAAGCCGATCAACACCAAGCCCGGGGCCAGAAAGCCCCAGGCGGTTGTGGAAGACGCACCGGTGCGGGGGGAACGCTCAGCCATGCAGCCAGCCGTGATCGCGCCATTGTGGGAGATCTCTTCCGATCAGCCAGTCGCCCCATGCTGAGCAGCCCGGCCCCGCGGACCAGCGATCCGCTGGAGGTGCTGCAACGGGTGTTCGGCTATGCCCGCTTCCGCGGCCCGCAAGAGGCCATCGTGCGCCACGTGATCGGCGGGGGATCCGGCCTGGTGCTGATGCCCACCGGCGGCGGAAAATCCCTCTGCTATCAGGTGCCGGCGCTGTGCAGATCAGGACTTGCGGTGGTGATCTCGCCGCTGATCGCCCTGATGCAGGATCAGGTGGAAGCTCTCCAGCAGCTGGGCATCGCGGCGGCCGCCCTGCACTCCGGCCTGGAAGCCGAAGACAGCCAGCAGGTGTGGCGCCAGCTCAGCGCGGAACAGTTGGATCTGCTTTACGTGTCGCCGGAGCGGCTGCTGAGCGGTGATCTGCTGGAGCGGCTGGGCAGCGCCCCCCTGGCGCTGTTCGCCATCGACGAAGCCCATTGCGTGTCGCAGTGGGGGCACGACTTTCGCCCGGAATACCGCCAACTCGATCAGCTGGCGCAGCGCTTCCCTCAGGTGCCGCGGCTGGCCCTCACCGCCACCGCCGATCCGCGCACCCAGATCGACATCCGCGAGCGGCTGCAGCTGCAGCAGGGCGAGGTGTTCCTGGCCAGCTTTGATCGACCCAACATCCGCTATCTCCTGCGCCACAAACAGACCGGCAGCGCGCAGTTGCTGCAGTTCCTGGCGGAGCACCAGGGCGAATCCGGGATCGTGTACGCCCGCTCCCGCAGCCGGGTTGACCGCATCGCGGCCGAACTGAAGGCCGCTGGCTTCGATGCGATCGGCTATCACGCCGGCATGGATTCGGAGGCGCGGCGCCAGGCGCTGCAGCGCTTCCGCCTGGGCAGTGGCGTGGTGGTGGTGGCCACCATCGCCTTCGGCATGGGCATCGACAAGCCCGATGTGCGCTTCGTGGCCCACGTCGACCTGCCCAAGAGCCTGGAGGCCTACTACCAGGAGACGGGGCGGGCCGGCCGCGATGGTTTACCGGCGGTGGCCTGGATGGCCCACGGCGCCGGCGACATCCCGCAACTGCGCCGCTTCATCGACGACTCGGGCGCCAGTGAGGAGCAGAAACGGATCGAGCACGGCAAGCTCGAGGCCCTGATCGCCTTCAGCGAAGCCAGCGGCTGCCGGCGCCAGGTGCTGCTGCGGCACTTCGGCGAAACCCTGGCCGAGCCCTGCAACAACTGCGATGGCTGCCTGGAGCCGCAACAGCGCAGCGACTGCCGCGTGGCCGCCCAGAAAGCCCTCTCCGCGGTGTATCGCACCGGCCAGCGCTTCGGTGCCGCCCATGTGGTGGATGTGCTGCTCGGCGGCAACACCGAACGCATCCGCACGCTGGGGCACGACCAGCTGAGCGTGTACGGCATCGGCCAGGAGCTCGACCGCGGCCAGTGGCGGGCGCTGCTCCGCCAGCTGGTGAGCCTGGGGGCCTTGATCTCACCGGCGGACGCCAAGGGTGGGTTGTGCTTTGGTCCACCCGAGCTGGTGCAACCGCTGCTGAAGGGCGAACAAGAGCTGGCCTTTGTGCTGCCACCACCAGCCAAGGAGCAGCGCCGGCGGACTGCAACCTCCAGCGGCGGGGCCGCCGCGGCACCAGTGAGTGCCGACGATCCCCTGTTTGCTGCGTTGAAAACCTGGCGACGGGAACAGGCCCGCAGCCAGGGGGTTCCGCCTTATGTGGTCTTCCACGACCGCACCCTGATGGAACTGGCCGCTGCACGACCCCATTCCCTGGCAGCCCTCGGCGAGGTGAGCGGCATCGGCAGCGCCAAGCTGGAGCGCTACGGCGAGGCCCTCCTCGACGTGCTGGCAGCGGCTGGCGACCGATAGCCTCAGGCGACAGAAGCGTTGTTCCATGAGCGCCACGGCCGCCGCGATCCGCACCATCGAGGTGGCGCTCTCCACCAATCCCTATCCGGTGGTGATTGGCGAGGGAGCCCTGCAGACGCTCGGGGCACAAATCGGGGCGCAAGGCATCAAAGCCGGCACCAAGGTGCTGGTGGTCACCAACCCGGTGGTGAACGAGCACTACGGCGCCACGGCGTTGCGCAGTCTTGAGGCCGCGGGCTTCAACGCCAGCGTGCTGGTCATTGAGGCCGGGGAGGATCAGAAAACACCGGCCACCGTGGCGCAGATCCACGACACGGCCTTCGCGCGCAAGCTGGAGCGCGGCTCTCTGATCGTGGCCCTGGGCGGCGGTGTGGTGGGCGATATGGCGGGGTTCGCCGCCGCCACCTGGCTGCGGGGTATCGCCGCGGTGCAGGTGCCCACCACGCTGCTGGCGATGGTGGATGCCTCGATCGGCGGCAAAACGGGGGTGAACCATCCCGGCGGCAAGAACCTGATCGGTGCCTTCCACCAGCCGCGGCTGGTGCTGATCGACCCCGACACGCTGCAGACCCTGCCGGAGCGCGAGTTCCGGGCCGGCATGGCGGAAGTGATCAAATACGGCGTGATCGGCGATGCCGCGCTGTTTGAGGAGCTGGAGGCGTCCGGTGAGCGGTTGAGCTCGATGGCCAGCCTGCCTGCCGAGCTGCTGCAGAGCGTCCTGGAGCGCTCCGCAGCCGCCAAGGCCCGCGTGGTGGCCGCCGATGAGCGCGAGGGCGGGCTGCGGGCGATCCTCAACTACGGCCACACCCTGGGCCATGTGGTGGAAGCGCTCTGCGGCTACGGCACTTACCTGCACGGCGAAGCCGTAGCGATCGGGATGGTGGCCGCCGGAGAGCTGGCACTGGAGCTGGGCCTGTGGAGTTCGGAGGATCAGCAGCGCCAGCGGGCGGTGATCGCCGCCGCAGGCCTGCCGGTGCGCTGGCCAGAGCTGGAGCCAGAGGCCGTGCTTGCGTGCCTGCAGGGCGACAAGAAGGTGCGCGACGGCACGGTGCGCTTCGTGCTGCCCACCAGCCTCGGCACGGTGGAGATTCGCAGCGATGTGAGCGGCGAGCAGGTGCTCGCCGCCCTGGAGCGCTGCCGCTGAACAGCCATCAGCTGATCGAACGCACCGCCCGGGCGATCTCCTCAAGCCATGGGTGGGTCCTGAAGAAACAAGGCCGGCGGCGGCGATGTCGAGCCCTGCCGCTGAAAAGCCAGCCAACGGAAATCACCCAACGCATGAGGATCCACGAGGCGCAGCATGGCCTCCCGCCGACTGAGCAACGCATCAAGGGGTACGCCGCTCTGCTGCTGCAGACCGTGTAGGCGCTGCGCGAGCCCGAGCGCCAGCAGTGCTTCACCCTGGCGGCGGTGGCCGAGGCTGCGCCAGCCGGAAGCACCCGCGCCCGCCTCCAGGCTCTCGATGCAGAGGTGGGCGGTGAGATCCCAGTGGCCCGGCTCGAGCAGTGGATCGTTGCTGGCCTGCTGCTGCCGGTAAGCCATCAGGGTGCCGTTGCTGCGCTGGGGCCCGTAGTAGCGCCAGGCCTCATGGGCGTAATCGATCACCAGCAACGCCCCATCGCTGAGGGCTGAGGCCGCCTGCTGCAGCCAGGGGCCAAGGCCGGGATGGAGCTCGGTGCACCAGCCGCTCTGGCGCTGCGCGCCGGCCGGCACCAACCCGAGGGGCTCGAGCTGCTCAGCCACGTGGGGCTCCAGGGGTTCGCCGGGCTCGAGCCGCAGCGAGGGCCCTGCCGCAGGGTCCTCGTGCAGGGCCACCCGCTGGCGGCGCCAGAGGGCGCCGTCCCACTCAATCCGCTCCACCGCCAGGGCATCGAGCACTTCATGGGCCAGCAGCACGCCGCGCACTGGCTGCTCCGCCAGCTGCTCGAAACTTAGCCAGCGGCAGGGCAGGGGTGCATCCGCCAGTCGGGCCCGCTGACGCGCGGCCATGCCGGCATTGGGCTCCACCATCACGAGCTCCGTGCGCGCCGCCAGCTGGGGCCACTGGCGCTGCAGGGCCTGAGCTAGTTGCAGGGCCAGATCGCCCTCGCCGGGGCCGGCTTCCACCAGGGCCAGGGGTTCTGCGCCGGGCAGGGCCTCCAGCCATTGGGCGATCTGCGGAGCGAGCAGTTCAGCGAAATCAGGGCCGAGGGAGGGGGAGGTGGCGAAATCGCCGCGGGGGCCCACCTGCAGCCGGCCCGCGCCGTAGGCGCCGTGCTCGGGATCGTGGAGGGCCCACTGCATGTAGGTGAGAAACGGCACCGAGCCACCCGCCGCGCGCAGGCGCTGCTCCAGCCAGGCGGGAGCGGGGTGCGAGGGCGTGGCGGCAGGGCTCACGACGGGGCGAGAGGTTGAGGGAGAATGCTCGCCACTGAAGCAGGCGCCATGAATCGAGTGATCAGCAGGCTCGCAGGAGTGGTGATCGGCCTGGTGCTGCTGCTGGGCTTGGGTGCCGCGCCGGCCCTCGCCTACGACAACCCCGATCTGCTGCCCGATCACCCCACCCCGGTGATCGATCTGGCGAAGATCCTCACCGACAACCAGCGCGCCGCCCTGGAAGCCGAACTCGATGACTTCGAAGCCGTGAGCGGCTGGAAGCTGCGGGTGCTCACCCAGTACGACCGCACGCCGGGTCTTGCGGTGAAGGACTTCTGGGGGCTCGATGAGCGCAGCCTGCTGCTGATCGCTGATGAGCGCGGCGGCAACCTGCTCAACTTCAACGTGGGGGATGCGCTCTTCGCGCTGATGCCACGCACCTACTGGGTGGAGCTGCAGACGCGCTTCGGCAACGTGTACTACGTGCGCGATCACGGCCAGGACGCCTCGATTCTCGATTCTCTGCACACGGTGAAGGGCTGCCTTGAGATCGGTGGCTGCCAGGTGGTGCCCGGCCTCCCCCAGGAGCAATGGCTGCTCACCCTGGCCACCTCCATTCTGGGCGGAGTGATCGTGGGTTTCGCCGCCTACCCCCGCAAGCCTGAACACACGGTGGAGTGGGCCTGGGTGCTGCTGCTCTCACCCCTGTGGGTGATCCTCTTCGGCGTGTTTGGCATTGCACCGATCATCACCCGCACGCCCGACCTGCTGCCGTTGCTGCGGAACGCGCTCGGGTTTGTGGGCGCCATCGTGGCCTCCTACCTGATCGCTCAGAACACCGTTGGCAAGCAGCGCCTCAAAGACAGTGAGAGCTGATCACACGCCCTGAGCCACGCTGCGGGGGCCGACGCGGTCGAGCCTCTCCAGGCGGCACCGCAGGGAATCCACCGGCTCGCAGGCCGGCTCTTCAGCCACCGGGGCGGTGACACCAGCCAGGGCGCGCAATTCGGCCAGATTGGCTTCGTAGAAGGCCTTCAGGGCGACATAGCGCTTCACCGGCTGGCCGTAATAGCTCCGGCCAGCCAGGGTGGGGAACGAGGCCCACTCCGGAGCCAGCTTGGCGGCCAGATGCGGGGTGAACATGCCCTGATCCGCCAGGTGCAGCGCCCCACGGCGTTGAATCAGAAACAGGGCTGCCTGATCCTGCACTTCAGGGCCAAAGCCCTGCAGCCGGAGGCTGCGGCTGGCGAGAGCCCAGGTGAACGGCATGAATTGGTAAGCGCCAGCCGCTGCACTGGCGTAGCGACCGGTGGACACAACCCGATCCGGATGGCGGTCGAGGCCGGGCATCAGGCCACCACCAAACATGATCCGGTAACCCACATCGTGACCGCGGGCCCAGGTGCCTTCGGCGTAGCGAATGGTGTTCAACAGGGCACGCCGCTCAGGCGTGAGGGCATAGCGAAAGAAGCGATCCAGGGCCGATGGTCCATCGCTCACGTTGAGCATGGCCAGCTGAGAGCGAGGGCGGCCCAGCTCAAGCGGGGGCGCGGGCCTGGCTGCAACCAGACCATGGCCCTGGGATTCAGCGCGAGCTGGCGCACTGACAGCGGCGCCAAGCAGGGAGAAGCCAAGGCCAATCAGCGCAACGCGCTTGGCACGAACCCGAGATGAAGTGAACAGCAAACGAATCAAGTGGTGAACAACAGGCCCCGCAGGCGCTTAACACCCACAAAGCAACGACCGTTGCGGAGCCCTTGATCGATGATCAAGACGCGACAATTCAAGGAATTGCACGCAAAGCACCAAACAACCAGTCAGGCAGAAGCTTTCTGAAAAGAATTCGCTGGTGCGACTAGCATTTGATGCGGTGAGTTTGCCTCACTAACCAAACCAAGGAAAGCTCACTCGTGCCAGCGCAAAAAGCGTCTACCATCATTAAGAACCCGCTCAACGGATTCAAATCAGCCTCAGGCACTGAGTTTTGTACGGCAACTCGCCGCACAGTTCCTATCGATTGCCGGCTGCATTTGCGCGGCTCGCTGTAGCCAAAATCACAGCAGCTGCTTGGTCGGCGCCATCGGCCGGCAACGCCTGTGCGCTGGGCTGCAGCAGCGGCTGATCGAGTTGCCAATCGCCCTGCTCCAGCTGCTCACGGCTGAGCAGGCGGTGCCATCCATGCCGCTGCAGGGCCTCCTCCAGTACAGGCGCCTCCGCGAAACCCTCTCGTCGCACCAGGTGCACGCCGATCCCAGCGGCGAGCGCCTCACAGAAGGTGCTGTAGCCCGGTTTGGTGAGCAGGCGGCTACAGAGCGGCATCAGCTCCAGAGGGCGCAGATCGGGGGGAATCAGCGTGGCGTTGGGCGCGGCCGCCAGTGCGGCATCACTCACCAGAAAGTGATGATTCGGCCAGCGCTGCAGCAGCTGAGGCGCCAAGGCCAACCCCAGACCGCCAAAGCCCACCAACACCAACTGCTCGCGGGGCGCCGTGAGCTGCAGCCGAGCGCGCAGACCCTCAGGCCCGAAGCGCGCCCGCCCTGGTGTGAGGCCCACTGCAGTGGCGGGCACATCCCAATCCATCGGCATGGAGAAGGGGCAGCGAATCAGGGCGTTCCCTCGCCGGTAGGCCTTAAGCGCCCGATCGGCCCAGCCCCTGAAGGCCCCGCCCATGGGCCTGTAGATCGCATCCCAGCCGAAGTTGGCCATCCACACCAACGGTGCATCAAGAGCTGCAGCCAGGGATGCCGCAGCCGGCGCCACATCGCCGAGCACCAGCACCGGCTCCCGCTGGGCCCGCAGCCAGGCCAGCTCGGCCTCAAGCTGAGCTGGGAGGCGCTGCTCGAGCTGCTCCAAAGCCGCCAGGGTGGCCGCGGCATCGGCACCGAGGGCATCCGCCTGGATCACGCCCACATCCCAGCGGCAGGGGCGCTGCTCAAAGGGCACCGGCCCAAACGCCAGCTGCAGAAAAGCCGGCGCCAGCGGGGTGGAGAGCACCAAGCGCCAGTGGGGGCGCTGCTGATGCAAGGCCGTGAGCACCGCCGCCACCCGTGATCCATGGCCAAAGCCATGGCCGCTCACGCAGGCGTAAATCAGCACGCCTGCAACTCCGCGGCACGCATCAGGGTCTGGCGGTAGCGCAGGTCGCCAGCCGGGCCATACCAGCGATGGCTGATCTCCTGAAGCTGCCCATCGCGCCACACCACCCAACTGAAATGGCGCAGGGGCTGGCCCTGCTCATCATGGCTATGGCGCGGCACAAAGGCCGTATTGAGGTAGGCCGTGCCGGCTCGATCCACGCAGTAGCTGAGCCGCTCTCCCTGGCCCCGCTTGAGCCTGTGATGCATGTGCCCGAACACCACCAGGGGCAGGGGCCGATGGCGGCGGATCTGATCGATCGCCAGGGCGAGATCCTGATCCCCCCAATCGCAGGCCGGGGCTTTCCAATCACGGCCGCAGGGATCAGCGGCAGCACTGCCCAGACCACTGGGTCCGCAATGGGCCAGCAGGATCAGCGGCAGGCTGGGATCGGCCCGCAGAGCCGCGGCACTGATCCGCGCGGCGGACTCTTGCAGGGTGGTGGGACCAAACACGGCCTGGGCGGCTTGATTGAGGTGAAAGCCGCCACCGGCGCTGGCGGGGCGACCACCCACCACAGCGAGGCCCGGGGGCTGGAGTTCACGCAGATCCCAACCGCAGTGCCGATCTCCCAGGGCGTCGAGCTGGCGCTGCAGCGTGCGGCCACTGGCATCGCGACCGGTGTCGTGGTTGCCGAGGATGCAGGCCAGGGGCAGGGGCAACTGGGCCAGCCGTGCCGGGATCCGCACCTGGCCATCACTGAGATCGCCCACCACCAGCAGCGCATCGGGGCTGAGCTGCTCAAGTAGCTGTTCATCCACCGCGTCCCATTGCCCATGCAGATCTCCGGCGATGGCGATGCGGAGCTCGGCCAAACGGATGCCTAGGCTCACGCCATCCTGCATCAGGTAGGGCCTGGTCCTTGGTTTTCGCGGCTGCCCAGAACACCACCGGCGGTTGCCCGCCCCACGCGCAGCTGCCGGCGGCGATCGCCGAGCTAAAGCGGCAGCGCAACGCCGTGATCCTGGCGCACTACTACCAGGAGCCTGAGATTCAAGACATCGCTGATTTCATCGGCGATTCGCTCGAACTCTCACGCAAGGCCGCCGCCACCGACGCCGACGTGATCGTGTTCTGCGGCGTGCATTTCATGGCGGAGGTGGCCAAGATCCTCAGCCCGGAGAAAGCGGTGCTGCTGCCGGATCTCGAGGCCGGCTGCACCCTCGCCGATGCCTGCCCCGCCGATGCCTTCGCCGCCTTCCGCGCTGAGCACCCCGAGCACCTGGTGGTGAGCTACATCAATTGCTCAGCGGCGGTGAAGGCCCAAAGCGACCTGATCTGCACCAGCAGCAACGCCGTGGATCTGGTGAAACAGCTCCCCGCCGATCAGCCGATCCTGTTTGCCCCGGATCAGAACCTCGGCCGTTGGGTGCAGAGCCAGAGCGGCCGCGAGCTCACCCTCTGGCCCGGCAGCTGCATCGTGCATGAAACCTTCAGCGAGCAGGCGCTGCTGCAATTGAAGCTCGAGCACCCCGGAGCTGAGGTGCTCGCTCACCCGGAGTGCCAGCAGCACCTGCTCGATCACGCTGATTTCATCGGCTCCACCAGCGCCCTGTTGCGCCGCTCGGAGGCCAGCGAAGCCACCAGCTTCATCGTGCTCACCGAGCCCGGGATCCTGCATCAGATGCGCAAGGCCGTGCCCGGCAAAGCGTTCTATGAGGTGCCGGGTGCCGACGGCTGCAGCTGCAACGCCTGCCCCTACATGCGCCTCAACACGCTGGAAAAGCTGTGGCAATGCCTCACCGACATGGCGCCACAGATCGAGCTGGATGAGGCGATGCGACAGCGGGCGCTGGCACCGATCGAAAAGATGCTGGCGATGAGCCGCTAGTAGCTGTAGTTGGCCACAAACAGGCTGGCATCGTCCGACGGCTCCGATCCAGCCACGTATTGACCTTGGCTGGCTGCGCCGTTGGCACGGGCGCGGGCCAGCAGCGCCGCCTGACCAGCGGCCAGATCCTTCCCGCCCCAGTGCTTGATGCAGGAGTGCTGGAGAGCGCGGCCGTAGGAAAAGCCCAGATGCCAGGGGACGTAGCTCTGGGCAGCGGCCTGATTGATGGCATTGAGGCAGAGGCTGGCATCTTCCTCACTGAGGCCGCCGCTCAAAAACAGAATCGCCGGCACGGCGGCAGGCACGGTGCGGCTGAGGGTGCGAAGGGTGAAGGCGCCCACCTCCTCGGCGGAGGGCTGCTGGGAGCACGCGGCGCCGGCGCAGGTCATCGAGGGCTTGAGCAGGCTGCCCTCGAGAAACACCCCATTCACCGCCAGGGCTTCATAGGTGGTGCGCAACACCCATTCCTGCACCGAGGCCGTGGTGGTGATGTCGTGGTCGCCATCCATCAGGATCTCGGGCTCCACGATCGGCACCAGACCCTGCTCCTGCACGGTTCGGGCGTAGCGAGCCAGGCCCCAGGCGTTCTCGCGCACCGCCAGCTCCGAGGGGGCGCCATTGCCACTGATCTGCAGCACCGCACGCCATTTGGCGAAGCGGGCCCCGCGTTCGTAGTAGCGAGCAGCCCGCTCCGCCAGTCCCTTGAGGCCAGTGCACCAGCTTTCGCCGGCCACTCCGCCGGCCAGGGGTTCCACCCCCTGATCCACCTTGATGCCGGGAACGATGCCCTGCTGTTGAAACAGCGCCACGATCGGCCCGCCACCGGCCTCAGCAGTGCTGTTCTGGAAGAGGGTTTCCTCGTAGAGGATCACGCCGGAGATGTGCTCGCTGAGGCCGTCTGTGGTGGCCAGCAAGCTGCGATAGGCGCGGCGGTGCTCCTCGGTGTTCTCCAGGCCGATGGCATCAAAGCGTTTGCCGATCGTGCCGGTGGATTCATCGGCCGCCAGCAGGCCCGTGCCCGGCGCCGCCAGGGCTGCCGCCGTGGCGGCGAGCTCATCGCGGAAATCGTTGAGGGCCATGGGGGCGGGCCAGCAGTGTCAACCCTTGGCTAGGGACGGGAGGAGGCGGCGTCAACCCGGCGCCGCAGTGGCGCGGCACGGCTGGTGATACTTGGGCGCTGACGCCCTGCGCCCGCCGCCGATGCCCCTTGCCCCCGGCGGCCTGTTGCAGCTCAGCCCTGAAGGGCTCTATTGCCCGGCGGCCAAGGCCTGGATCGATCCCTGGCGGCCGGTGCCCCGCGCCCTGATCACCCACGCCCATGCCGATCACGCCAGGCCGGGCTGCGGTGAGTACTGGGCCATTGGGAGCAGCGAGGGAATCCTGCGGGAGCGCCTGGGCGCCGAGATCAAGCTCCTACCTGTGGACTACGGCCAGCTGCACCGGATCGGCGATGCCCGCGTGTCGTTTCATTCGGCCGGCCACGTGCTCGGCAGCGCCCAGATCCGCCTGGAAGCCGGCGGCGAAAGCTGGCTGGTGAGCGGCGATTACAAACGCTGCGCTGATCCCAGCTGCGCACCCTTCGAGCCGGTGCAGGCCAACGTGATGATCAGCGAAGCCACCTTCGGAC contains the following coding sequences:
- a CDS encoding TPM domain-containing protein, yielding MNRVISRLAGVVIGLVLLLGLGAAPALAYDNPDLLPDHPTPVIDLAKILTDNQRAALEAELDDFEAVSGWKLRVLTQYDRTPGLAVKDFWGLDERSLLLIADERGGNLLNFNVGDALFALMPRTYWVELQTRFGNVYYVRDHGQDASILDSLHTVKGCLEIGGCQVVPGLPQEQWLLTLATSILGGVIVGFAAYPRKPEHTVEWAWVLLLSPLWVILFGVFGIAPIITRTPDLLPLLRNALGFVGAIVASYLIAQNTVGKQRLKDSES
- a CDS encoding glycoside hydrolase family 104 protein, with protein sequence MFTSSRVRAKRVALIGLGFSLLGAAVSAPARAESQGHGLVAARPAPPLELGRPRSQLAMLNVSDGPSALDRFFRYALTPERRALLNTIRYAEGTWARGHDVGYRIMFGGGLMPGLDRHPDRVVSTGRYASAAAGAYQFMPFTWALASRSLRLQGFGPEVQDQAALFLIQRRGALHLADQGMFTPHLAAKLAPEWASFPTLAGRSYYGQPVKRYVALKAFYEANLAELRALAGVTAPVAEEPACEPVDSLRCRLERLDRVGPRSVAQGV
- a CDS encoding TIGR04168 family protein, whose product is MQDGVSLGIRLAELRIAIAGDLHGQWDAVDEQLLEQLSPDALLVVGDLSDGQVRIPARLAQLPLPLACILGNHDTGRDASGRTLQRQLDALGDRHCGWDLRELQPPGLAVVGGRPASAGGGFHLNQAAQAVFGPTTLQESAARISAAALRADPSLPLILLAHCGPSGLGSAAADPCGRDWKAPACDWGDQDLALAIDQIRRHRPLPLVVFGHMHHRLKRGQGERLSYCVDRAGTAYLNTAFVPRHSHDEQGQPLRHFSWVVWRDGQLQEISHRWYGPAGDLRYRQTLMRAAELQAC
- the nadA gene encoding quinolinate synthase NadA; this encodes MVFAAAQNTTGGCPPHAQLPAAIAELKRQRNAVILAHYYQEPEIQDIADFIGDSLELSRKAAATDADVIVFCGVHFMAEVAKILSPEKAVLLPDLEAGCTLADACPADAFAAFRAEHPEHLVVSYINCSAAVKAQSDLICTSSNAVDLVKQLPADQPILFAPDQNLGRWVQSQSGRELTLWPGSCIVHETFSEQALLQLKLEHPGAEVLAHPECQQHLLDHADFIGSTSALLRRSEASEATSFIVLTEPGILHQMRKAVPGKAFYEVPGADGCSCNACPYMRLNTLEKLWQCLTDMAPQIELDEAMRQRALAPIEKMLAMSR
- a CDS encoding class I fructose-bisphosphate aldolase, producing MALNDFRDELAATAAALAAPGTGLLAADESTGTIGKRFDAIGLENTEEHRRAYRSLLATTDGLSEHISGVILYEETLFQNSTAEAGGGPIVALFQQQGIVPGIKVDQGVEPLAGGVAGESWCTGLKGLAERAARYYERGARFAKWRAVLQISGNGAPSELAVRENAWGLARYARTVQEQGLVPIVEPEILMDGDHDITTTASVQEWVLRTTYEALAVNGVFLEGSLLKPSMTCAGAACSQQPSAEEVGAFTLRTLSRTVPAAVPAILFLSGGLSEEDASLCLNAINQAAAQSYVPWHLGFSYGRALQHSCIKHWGGKDLAAGQAALLARARANGAASQGQYVAGSEPSDDASLFVANYSY